One Rissa tridactyla isolate bRisTri1 chromosome 4, bRisTri1.patW.cur.20221130, whole genome shotgun sequence DNA window includes the following coding sequences:
- the CHST1 gene encoding carbohydrate sulfotransferase 1 produces the protein MQCSWKAVLLLALASIAIQYTAIRTFTAKSFHSCPIPNPVNCSLSQDTDAADRLCDESPTFSYNLSRKTHVLILATTRSGSSFVGQLFNQHFDVFYLFEPLYHVQYTLIPKLTQSKSTTDRRVMLGASRDLLRSLYDCDLYFLENYIKPQPVNHTTDRLFRRGASKALCSPPVCESLGTVDLHLEEGDCVKKCGTLNLTLATESCREHGHVAIKTVRVPEVSDLRALVEDPRLNLKVIQLVRDPRGILASRSETFRDTYRLWRIWDGTGRKPYNLDVTQLTTVCEDFWNSVSTGLNRPPWLKGKYMLVRYEDLARNPMKKTEEIYDFLGIPMDSNVERWIQNNTRGDRSSSKHKYGTVRNSAATAEKWRFRLSYEIVAFTQHACRQVLAQLGYKTASSEEELKNLSISLVEERDFLPFS, from the coding sequence ATGCAATGTTCCTGGAAGGCTGTCCTCCTACTAGCCTTGGCATCCATTGCAATCCAGTACACAGCAATCCGGACCTTCACCGCCAAGTCCTTCCACAGCTGCCCCATCCCCAACCCTGTGAACTGCAGCCTGAGCCAGGACACCGATGCGGCTGACAGGCTGTGCGACGAGAGCCCCACATTCTCATATAACCTCTCCAGGAAGACGCACGTTCTCATCCTCGCCACCACCCGCAGTGGCTCCTCATTTGTCGGGCAGCTGTTTAATCAGCACTTCGATGTCTTCTATTTATTCGAGCCCCTCTACCATGTCCAGTACACCCTGATCCCAAAGCTGACCCAGAGCAAGAGTACAACGGACAGGCGGGTCATGCTGGGGGCCAGCCGAGACCTGCTGAGGAGCCTTTATGACTGCGACCTCTACTTCTTGGAGAACTACATCAAACCCCAGCCTGTCAACCACACCACCGACCGCCTCTTCCGCCGGGGAGCCAGCAAAGCCCTCTGCTCGCCACCCGTCTGCGAGTCCCTGGGAACCGTCGATCTCCACCTGGAGGAGGGCGACTGCGTGAAGAAGTGCGGCACCTTGAACCTGACGCTGGCCACCGAGTCCTGCAGAGAGCACGGGCACGTGGCCATCAAAACAGTGCGAGTGCCTGAGGTCAGCGACCTCCGGGCCCTGGTAGAGGACCCGCGTCTGAACTTGAAGGTCATCCAGCTGGTGAGGGACCCCCGTGGAATCCTGGCATCCCGGAGCGAGACTTTCCGGGACACCTACCGGCTGTGGAGGATCTGGGATGGCACTGGCAGGAAGCCGTATAACCTGGACGTGACCCAGCTCACCACGGTGTGTGAGGACTTCTGGAACTCCGTATCCACTGGCCTCAACCGGCCGCCGTGGCTCAAGGGCAAGTACATGCTGGTGCGGTATGAAGACCTGGCCAGGAACCCCATGAAAAAAACCGAGGAGATCTACGATTTCCTGGGCATCCCCATGGACAGCAACGTGGAGCGCTGGATACAGAACAACACCCGGGGAGACAGGTCCTCCTCCAAACACAAGTACGGGACGGTGCGCAACTCGGCAGCGACGGCAGAGAAGTGGCGGTTCCGGCTGTCCTACGAGATCGTGGCGTTCACCCAGCACGCCTGCCGGCAGGTGCTGGCCCAGCTTGGCTACAAAACGGCCAGCTCCGAGGAGGAGCTGAAGAACCTCTCCATCAGCCTGGTGGAGGAGAGAGACTTCCTGCCCTTCTCCTaa